The genome window tcatagaaggtaacagctcaatacacagaGATAATAacagggaatctcccgagataccgtctcgtagtctcaaacgtaaatgtgcagtgggaatctcccgaaataccgttccgtagtcccaaagtaaatatgcaagatagaagggatctcccggaataccgttccgtagtcccaaaataaatatgcaagatagaagggatctcccggaataccatttcgtagtcccaaagtattacagtacagggggatctcctagaataccgttccgtagtcccaaagtaaatatgcagagcaaaAAGAGAGATACAACTATATcatgaaatcttacgatttagactaagtaccagtcaaggaagaagtaggaaattcactaagcatgttgcacagagttcacataagcaattaagacacatagacatgatgtattagactaaacaagatagctacacatattggaataattcaattaagaatgaaaatatattaatactcattaaaatggtataactcaaaataaaaggaaaacaagttGCTGCTCAgaatacacggcgctcacatatcacaatagttccaaatcttaaggggactccccccacacaaagttaggcaagccacttacctcaaaccaagctcagtcaatcggtcacaatacctttcccacgaatatctggctccgaatggcccaaatctagccaaaagcaattacatatcataaatacaaccataatagactcatctagttaatgaaatcaacactttaacaaaaattccgaaattaactcaaatattgcTCGTGGGTCCCACGTCTTGggatcgggtaaaagtcacaaaatacgaacacacattcactcatgagtctaaccatataaaaattactcatatccgaccacaaatcccctttcaaaactcgaaatctttcttgaagaagttcttccatttttctccaatttcaaccccaaaatccgaaattaaaaagaaaattaatgatagattagtggaatataaccaaaatggaGTTAGAAATCGTTACCCAATGACtccctctgaaaatctctcgaaaTTTCGTCTTCTACCAAGCTCCAACtcaaggttttgataaaaattgcaaaacccccatttttggaatGTTAAATACTGTCCCAGGtaaatccttcttcacgaacgcgtccATCTCCTCGCATTCGGGTAGAGCAAAAACCCACTGATCGAAAATCCTCTATCGCGAATGCGTAGCTTCACTTGCcagacccttcgcgaatgcgttctcctctacgcgaacgcgtagaaaaaATCCTTGGGGTCCCAGCTGTTCCATTTTTCCTCTATGTGAACGCGTCCTACTCCTCACGTTCGCGATGCTTCCACTAGCCACACCTTCGCCAATGCgagctcttcttcgcgaacatgaagaacaaACTTCTGCAACAAAAACTAGAAATATCTGCTATCTTTCCAAAGTCTAAAAATGATTTGTTGAgcatctgaaatacacccgaggcacccggaacctcaaccaaacatatcaacaagtcctaaaataccatacgaacttagtcgatttctcaaatcacatcaaacaatgctaaaatcacgaatcactcaaacttaaagaaacttgaaacttccaaattcgacaaccgatgccgaaaccaaccaaaccacgtctgattgaccttatatttttcacacaagtcatatttaacactacggacctactccaactttcgaaatcggaatctgaccccgatatcaaaatttccactaccggtccaatctccaaaaatttgagtttcgtcatttcaagcctaaataagctacggacctccaaaacacaatccggacacgctcctaagtccaaaatcacctaacggagctaacggaattgacgaaattctattccagagtcatcttcacatagttctgactacggtccaaatcccaaggcttaaacctccatttagggactaagtgtcccaaaacactccaaaaaccaaaacgaaacctcccggcaagttacaaaagtataaatagatatgggaaagcagtaaataggggatcagggctattactcttaaAATTATTGGCCGAGTCATTAcaactattccatcttaccacgcacttacctgggggtgatcccacttcatcctattccatataggccttacaatacaacataattgaagatcctTACTTTAACTTTACTCCGTAAAACTTAaaacccaaatttccaacatccagaattcttttcaagacacgaatctcacatctacacattgtataagtctgaacaagaagtatcaagccataaccacaaCCCCAAATAtagtcacataacatactacacaactcgcatactcgcagcaccatttaggatcacagtaactactcaaaagtAACCcgatactagtattaaaccccataccAAACaaaaattcattccaaaaccttcgtacactgttgataatgaaATAAACACGTGGAATCTCATAACTACTCATCGggtcaacaagtcatggagctctctcgccccaaccaaaaTCATAATCACCTTCTAAGATGACTTTTAAttttatcctcccaatataccgtagtaaaaatctgatagtacccattataggtccaatgaccatatattattaaacacaactatcccactgacatgccacaccaatgcaactcaagccacaactgcgcaaccttgtacccaaaatggaagatgtctcaaagtagagaactgtATTGTGAGTTctacaagtaccaccacaactgcaatgctataagcttaTTATATATAGAAGAACCAAGGcatacaaatttaataacagtaaccagctcttctagagctcacattaacatcactcgcacggataactcacgtgctataatatcatccgcctggcatggtcacaggcctccagtccaagcatatcatacatgagcaatcaaataagtacacatgtatataataaataaaataatattcatATGCTCCTGGaatggtataaataacatgccatagggtaggcatgtgcaaagtgtgctatcataactcaaatcggtAAGTTAATGaagaattagtaactacccgaTTTATCCAGGGTAtcagcctctttgtaacctcaagtatagcccagatagttctcaacaaaggtacgaatacgaaaaatgttataactttacgctcaaccgtcaactctaggcatatcatagcctaaacatttTCTCGAgtctgaatacttgccccgatgcccgcacatgggctcaaaccttatatatatatatatatatatatatatatatatatatatatatatatatatatatatatatatatatacgcactcatagcgcgtagtcatcacaaataattaatgaaactaatgcctccactaagtttaaataaaacactcacctcaaacaggccgcaaccctgaaaAAATATGCTTCGGAGaactccagtctccaaattcatagaacacatgaaccaccgtaaactgatcccaactccagcactcgaatgataacacatctttcatgcacgatcatcccacgaggaatactttcataattcttccgtgccacataacaataatttgaatatcagcatgcTATCAACCAGGTGCGTtatgcaataccaatgaacatccgtaagtcaaaacacaatgcgccttttgaaatgctcACCCTTCTACGggattatcgagcagttataacattcatctaaatatctgaaactgaccattttgtccaaaattcttgatcttcctttcaagaatgaattgcCACTTTctacatgtaaatctaaatcccgcacaacacaccacatctatcatgtgaaaagcacgagaatctcattataaactctgagtcaccaacaaattacataccctattagttagaaacctttctcttactTCTTTCTggaagaaaatcacaatacacaacatgttccccacACCAAAAGAaaatatccggctcaaaccagggtagaaaccatcaagtaacactttaaaatccattggcacataaccaagctatcaaaactgaattcctttaactcgaccaagccacacaagttgcCAAATCTGAGAGCAGTGCCAAAAAAAAAACTCGTAAAGCtccacctcatcataagaaccaacAGAACCcaacataccattaccatactgatccagcatgttacccatttgtcctattttctccgagtttcttttgaattaccctcaagatgacatttctccttgtcagaacactactatCATTACCCACAACTCACTACAAAGACATCCTAATATAAAACCATACCACCCTAAGGCCCaaaagccattgtattcttcttaagcaccacaaaagcaccacaaccgagaccctcacactgaaaagaccttatgtggacttaaaattgttcctttttacctttcttgcactgaaatgtagaatccatagtcatacagaattaccttaagtcccggcaccatccagcgtaaataaccgattctagcaatatacaaatttcaaaaaaattcaattgatacatatacattttgaatccattagaaacATTTTGAAAGtcacccactatgctcaaatctaaattgcaccgctcaaatgggccgaaagacacaagccccattagcacaacatcccccaaagaagtaaccctgccttaacaccaccaatcaaattcatacttcgtgcgcactacatccttcaaaataacaatttaattatttcatgatttttcatattttcataaagtgcaatataacccgcattcaagaagttttcttactcaagtcatccccgatatcaacctctgcaagtcataactaatcaacaagtaAGCCTCGAACCAAAACCAATAccgcacataatcgtgcaatcaaatcgtagatagcagactcccccacttggctcaaatccatataacaaaacatctgataactcaccatacccatactctactattgtcataatccCGCAGTCAATTCCgcgaaaattcttcacaagctcaggtaacacaaaccataaaatacctcaaatcatctactaagctcgccttcatccccgtgacggtcaagtcaactttctcaactaatcCAAACTCAAGTCTCAACACATGTACCCCATTGGGAGAAAATAAACCATCCACTCAACACTATAAGGAACACacatacgtagattactccgcaagagataacccacatgtttaacctcaaattggcatcttgctatacccttttgcaatcacaattactacggaatcacttaatatttctgagtttgaactcatcaacatgacatgagaatttaatttgtcccacaatttaacaacgtgaaagatccttcaacacattcatactcgagactatacgtcaaatcgaGACAGACACCAAGCACCCTTTTTTTCATCAAAAGGAaaacacttctcatcacattcaaaccattTTAACACATCCCACAATCACATCATAGTTATtatatagccatttaacccctcatCGAGTCACGAATTATTTTTGTAAGGaaattaccggacatatgagtccaaatgtacaagttctcacaaccAAAATTATCGAGtctaagttgtggtctaaacctggcctcaagtcctctagactggtccatcaccaaaacacaaaatacacatcttgaaccttgttcatagaatcacaagccaacgatgcacagctgatactgagcgcccACATACGcacacgaatgtgtggaaggaattcaaaaagttatgtttcaagctgaatcaattccgcacgatataatacaagaaagtgaatttttttctaagggttcggcagcctctcgaagataagtacagacgtctccgtaccgatccgcaagactctactaaacctactcatgactcgtgagacctatgtaagcctgggctctcataccaacttgtcacgacccaaaattctaacctgtcgtaatggagcctatctcaatactaggcaagccaacaacctcaataaaccacaatttcttttaagtttgaaaacataatatttgaatttaaaTCTCACAAATCTCTGACATAAAATACATTTCCAAATTCcggtcactgagtacatgagcatctaaatgataaccgGTCTAACTGATAAAAACATTGTCTGAAAAATATAGAAAAGTACAACAACTGAAAAGAAGAGATTCAAGGTATgcggatgccaagcagctaccttgatagtctccataGATAAAGCTCTAAATAACTAGCAATCGCCATGtccggaggtacctggatctgcacacgaggtacatggtgtagtatgagtacaaccaactcatcaagtaataatactaaataaagaactgaagatagtgacgagtttCACAGCTAAGTcaaattacagtaatttccaacataagaagataggcatgctttcatgttcaaCATTTAACACTCaacagaaatttcatatcaagttcgactgaaaaagaagataatatctttcagaaatttccaacaCAGTATTATTTATGAAAACTGCAGTGcaataagaatgaaatcaaatgcatactctcaggaccacagtcactcagccgtttcattcactcagcactcgcactcagtaggtgcttgcgctcactgggggtgtgtacagactccggaggggctcctacagcccaacgctataatccgcacggacaactcacgtgttatagtatcagtatttggatccgcacagataactcatgtgttgcacggataactcacgtgctatagtataatatctggatccgcacggataactcacatgatgcacggacaactcatgtgctatagtataatatctagatccgcacggacaactcacgtgttgtacagacaactcacgtgctatagtataatatatggatccgcatggagaactcacgtgttgcacggacaactcacgtgctataatataatatctcacaatcaggccctcggcctcactcaatcataaatctctTCAGTGTCTCTGGCTCTCAATGATCATgcaaatcaacccaaacaacaataatatgatgcatcaataatgaataatagagactgagataaaataaataagtaaactgtgacttagtacaaaacaacaacttagcagataattcaacatgtgcacgacctctgtgggtccttaCAGTGCTAGCACATAATCTAAACACTATTTGTGTtttaatttctctactacatgaaGAATGTATAGATAaccacagattattcaactacatagttccatgaaatttgaccaagtcacaatttctacggtgcacgcccacacgcccgtcacctagtatgcgtgtcacctccaaaaccgatcatataacacataatccggggtttcatacctcaggaccaaatttagaactgttacttaccttaaatcgtgaaattctttactctgctatgccttttcctcacaaatcggcctctgaatgcctcgagtCTAATCACAAATAATTATTTTCGATCAATACAAATTacaggaattaatttcatatgaaaatactaattttccaataaaaattcaaaattgcaCCCAAAAGTCGCCCGTGGGGCTCACATCTCTTAGTcagacgaaactcacaaaatctgataacctattcatttacgagtccaaccatactagtttcactcaaatccaacttcgaatcgacattcaaatcccaaaaattcattttatgaaatttctaaaaattttcccaaatttccatctccaaATACTGATTAAattatgaaaacaatgatatattcatgtttgttaaccaaatccgagttagaatcacttacctcgatgaatttcttgaaaatttcatgaaaaatcgtcacaaaccgagctcccaaagtccaaaaataaaaaatgagatgaaaccctcgttcatatagtacaaaatATGATCCCCATTGTGCTGACCGTATATTTTCTTGTACGGTCACACATCCCAGGTGTTGCGGTCgcactccaaattgtgcggccacacttcaGCAGCTCTAtactaccaggcttcagtaaattgatcataactttctctacaagtGTTCAGATGATTAATGACATACCttgaaactagattcaaagggataAAATTTTCGTGTTTGAATCaactccaaattccttgtagattaaaaaATATAAACTTCCGAAATTGGACCATCGAATCTGCGAAATCacctttctgcggccgcgagaagaattatgcggaccgcacaatttcaactgcGGCCCGCACATCTTCAAGTGCGGTCTGCATAATTCCTACTGCTACAGCACTTTGGGAGTTTGTGGTCGCACTTCAACTGTTCCATAACATcgtcagagtgccgaaatgcccggactcgctcaaacctCACCCCGGAATTCATTCGACCCACTCGGGATCCGTCCGAATGtataaacaagtcctaaaatatgatacgaacttagtcgagccctcaaatcatatcaaaaaatatcaaaaatacaaatcgcactccaattcaagcctaatgaaaaactaacaatttccaacttctaaatgctgaaacctatcaaatcaagttcgattgacctcaaattttgcacacaagtcataaataacataacggaggtattctaattttcagaatcggatccCGGCCccgaaatcaaaaagtcaactccccggtcaaacttccaaacttaaatttctattttagccatttcaagcctaatttagctacgggcttctaaataattttccggacacgctcgttaagtctaaaatcaccatacagggctattggaattatcaaaactctattccggggtcgtttacacataagtcgacatccgctcactattttaacctaagttttaaaccttaaaactaagtgttccaattcattccaaaacctcaccggacccgaaccaatcacccctgcgagtcacataataactgtaaagcataaattgagcagtagatgtgaaaacggggttgtaatactcaaaacaaccggctgaGTCGTTATAGTAAAATATATACtcccttcgtttcaatttatatgaacctatttgactgggcacggagtttaagaaaagagagaagacttttaaacttgtgatgtaaaatgaggcacatatattttgtatggctataaatcattgcataaaggtaaattattttcaaataaggaaagaggtcattctttttggcacggactaaaaagaaaataggttcatataaattgaaacggagggagtattaaaatattaatgtataatatacatatttttatatataatcaacaataaaaaataacaacaacaacaacaaacccagtttaATCCTATATGTGGGgtttgggagggtagtgtgtacgcagctTTACCCATATCCTATAaaggcagagaggttgtttccgatagacctccGGCTAAAGAAACGGTAAAAATAAAGcaacaaacaataacaacaataatataataagtAATGGAAGCGAGTGACATAGCAAAGTAATAAAGAACTAAGAGTAATCGAATACaagaatagtagtagtagtactgGTAAACTCACAACTACCTTTCAACCCACCAccttaattctcgacctccacacctttctATCGCTAGTCATGTCCTCGGTTAGGTGAATCAAtgtcatgtcctgcctaatcacccctccccaatacttctttggcctacctctgcCCTTCCTCAAGCCCGccatggtcaacctctcacacctcctgaccggGGCATCTATATCTCTCTcttcacatgcccaaaccatcGCAACCTCGATTCCCGCAACTTGTCTTCCACAAATGCCTCTCCCACCTTGTCcttaataacttcattcctaatcttgtcTTTCCTGGTATGCCCGCATatctatctcaacatccttatttcAACTACTTTCATATTCTGGACATGGGACTTCTTGATGGGTCAACACTcagctccatacaacatagtcgatcTAACCACCACCCTGTAGAATTTGCTTTTAAGTCTAGGCGGCACTTTCTTATCGCATAAAACCCCCGAAGCTAGCCTCCATCTCATCCACCCCGCTCCAATGCGGTGagtaacatcctcgtcaatctccatGTTGCCTTGGATTATAGACCCAAGATACTTAAAACTATCTCTCTTGGGAATGACTTGAGTATCAATCTTCACTTCCACTTCTTTTTCATGCCTCTcatcactgaacttgcactccatgtattcagttttcgacctactcaacttgaaacctttggaCTCCAGCGTCTGTCTCTAAACTTCCAACCTAACGTTAACACcccctcgcgtctcatcaatcagtactatgtcatcagcaaataacgtactttattttttatatataatcaatgtatattttttatatatttttaactagcgaatataattatttttagccgaccgTCCAAATATATAGGAGTGGGTCAGGATCGTTGGGTATTTTAAAAAATACAAGTGGgttttatttaatacaaataatatgCATGGCGGGTTAAGAAAATATCACATGGCgaagttaaaataaaaaaattgatcATGTTAGTTCTGTTAGATATATGGGTAAGTTTGAGTCCAAAAATAAACGTTAGAAGTATTTACGGACCAAAAATTTAACGGATGGtatttttgagtcattttcaATATGTTAGAGGTATTGTTTGACCGTTGATTGTTCAATATTGCAGATTCTTTAAAACTCATTTTTAATTAGTTATGTTCTTATTATTGGGGAGTCGGACTGGTGTTAAAATATCCGCAACAAGGGAGAGAGTTGCGACTCGCGAGAGAGTTGGAAGAGATGAGGTCGAGCTTCATTCGACCCATCTCATGTTGCGCTGTTTCTTCATGTCCATCAACCTCAGTCAAACTTCAAACGCCGCTATTTCTGAGGCCATCCACCTTCAAAACAACCTTATCAGACCTCAAGGAATGGCACCTTTGGGCTAAATCCCTAGCTTCTTCTGTGGGTTCCACTTTCTTGGACCTAGACAATGGTCCAGACTCCGACCTGTTACTCAGAGAGCTAAATTGGCTCGTTGAAGATGCACTCGAACAACCCAAATCACTCTCACACCAAACCCACAACAATTATTACGATAATGCCACCCCAGTTTCAATCAGAACATCTTTAGAAGAACTATATATGTTGTGGAAACAAAGGGTACAAGAAAGAAGGCCGTTTCAATATGTGGTGGGTTGTGAGCATTGGAGGGATTTGGTTTTGAGTGTACAAGAAGGGGTTTTAATACCAAGGCCTGAGACCGAGCTGATTGTGAACCTTGTGGAAGATGCTGTTAAGGAGAATGAGGAGTTAAGGGAAGGCCTATGGGCTGATTTAGGGACGGGAAGTGGTGCACTTGCTATTGGGATTGCAAGGATTTTGGCTACTTGTGGTAGAGTTGTTGCTACTGACTTAAGCCctgttgctgctgctgttgcATCTTATAATGCGCAGAGGTACGGTTTGGAGGTTAGTGTTTTGTTCAATTTTGTTTACCGGCTCTTAACATGCTTCTTGTTTGAGACTTTAATTCGAATTTCTCAAGCTGGTTGATCTTTAAAGCTAATTGAATCAATTTCGACTTTTAAAAGTCTGCAGTATTGGTTAGTCTTGCAAATGTATGATGTTGGCCTCAGATTGAATCTAAAGTTTGAGAATTCATATAGCCTGACCCCGACTTGTTTGGGACTATGGACTAGTTGTTGTGGTTAGTATAGCATAAGTGGTGATTCTTAAAATCTTTGTGGCTGAAGAAAGAtgagaatttgggttttattgataaaaaaatcagatttttatacaTACTTAGAGAATTAGTGAAATAGAAGGTTTTAACTTTTGAAATGTGCGTTGTGTTGTATTGTGTATGCCAGGAAAAAGTGTTGGTAAAGCAAGGATCCTGGTTTGAGCCATTGAGAGATGATGAAGGAGAATTTGTGGGACTGGTTAGTAACCCACCATATATTCCAAGCAAAGATATTGGTGGGCTACAAGCTGAAGTTGCTAGACATGAACCTAGACTAGCGTTGGATGGCGGAGTAAGTGGTATGAATGACCTTATCCATCTTTGTGATGGGACTGTTTCAATGTTGAAACCTGGTGGTTTCTTTG of Nicotiana tomentosiformis chromosome 7, ASM39032v3, whole genome shotgun sequence contains these proteins:
- the LOC104099701 gene encoding uncharacterized protein; this translates as MRSSFIRPISCCAVSSCPSTSVKLQTPLFLRPSTFKTTLSDLKEWHLWAKSLASSVGSTFLDLDNGPDSDLLLRELNWLVEDALEQPKSLSHQTHNNYYDNATPVSIRTSLEELYMLWKQRVQERRPFQYVVGCEHWRDLVLSVQEGVLIPRPETELIVNLVEDAVKENEELREGLWADLGTGSGALAIGIARILATCGRVVATDLSPVAAAVASYNAQRYGLEEKVLVKQGSWFEPLRDDEGEFVGLVSNPPYIPSKDIGGLQAEVARHEPRLALDGGVSGMNDLIHLCDGTVSMLKPGGFFAFETNGEEQSKFLVHYIETKKQDSFSKVKMISDFAGIHRFITGFRGR